A window of Vespula vulgaris chromosome 25, iyVesVulg1.1, whole genome shotgun sequence genomic DNA:
CAGTTAAGGTTTTAAGCGTTTTCTGTTAGTCGTGCGATTAGATATCAATAATTACGTATGCTATGGTTTCCAGTTTCTTGTAAAGTTTTGTTAtgcataaaaaaattaagataatcAACGCATGTTTCCGAGGAGTGTAACAATAcgattttgttatcttttgtTCGTTAAATTTCTTGTAgatattttagttttatatattcttctattaCCATCAggaaatttctttcaaaatttatttctgtttctctttgatGTGGAGTAGATGATGCTACAGTTGGGATCTACAGATTCTACTGTACATCTGATAGATATTGTTAGAAgctaaaatatcaaattaagtaagtataaaaatcactaaaacaaaaaatgtgaggaatttatatggaaaaaattaattttttaagtttttctaattttctgaaattttatataataattttcaattctaACAAAATAGGGTCTAGTCATTTAATCAAAAGAGTATTAAATTTCCGATAAActagaaaaaacattttttaaactaatcggcaatagtatttttttttcgttttaattattattaatggaaTCGTATACATTTACAATTAATCTAAGATTGTAGTCCTACAGAATTCCTTCGAAATTTGTAACATAATAAATCGTTATCAGTAACCCAATAAGTGAACAATCGAATAAGAACGATCAATTCGTGTGTGTAAACGAATTAAGATTTTGACAATGTGTTAGTATTGAATTATcgatagagaagaaagaaactattgtgaacatttatatacatttacgtgCTGTGTATAAAAGTTCTGCAATTGATAGAACTATCATGAGCCATTAATCTAGCAGAATtaatttgttagaaaatataagGGTGGATTTTCAAATTTGCTTTCTAGGCATTTTGTCACAGTCACTAGCAATGACATGTTGGACACATGAACGCTTATGTCATTATTCCTCTAGATTACTGTGGAAAAAACACGTACAACGTTTCTCCGCTATGTTCGATTACTTGTTATATTGTTTGATCAAAATCAAATAATGCACACCCATACACAAACCTGCAAACTCGAAAAGTAGTAGCTAAATTTAGTTAGGCTACGATTCTTCATAGAGCCTAACAtgtttttaatcttcttaGAGATTCAGTTCGCATGACGAAGTCCGAAACTTACGAGAATATGATTACTATACTATTACGAGTCATAAAATGTGACAATATGTTGAGAATTAATGGGGCAAAAATTGGTACAAAGAGATTATACATCagtttattctatttttacaatttaatgagaatgttgtatataatatttagaataaTAGAACTATGTAGAGTAATAAATACTacattgtttataaataaataaagttttttcaCTTGTCATGAATagttatcgaaaaaaaataatcaaacgtTATACTTTTTGAATAACCCTCGTTTTACAATTATGATATGAAgtaggtatatatttttattacaatacaaaactgtaattatattgatagatatttatatatatatatatgtatatgtgtgtgtatattatatgtgtgcTAAATTTCATTAACTTATTTTCTACACTTTCATTAATTCcctattattatactatattattttttacttttaaatgatatgaagagatatatattacgagaataattaaataatttcctaATGCAAGCATACGTTACGgcgaattcttttatattgaaatatgttTCATATTAGCAGGAATAAACTCCCGTTTgatcaaaattaaatgaatttacaattgaattgtattctttttataaacatatttatgtGAAACATATAATGTAAATCATTTAAGAAggatcttaattattattaatatactattttattttctcataaaCTTTGAAGAATACGAAATTTCGATTCATATTTCAAGATTGGGCGAAAGTATAATGGTCAAACTAAAGTTTTAGATGTGTTGGAGACGAATTATCCTTGTGTGAATTTTATCTAGTTGAACAGGGCTTTCATCGGAAAAACTTcttcatttgtttttttttttatatttccctTTGGtgcctttatatttttatgaacaaACTTTGcggtacataaaatataatgaacatttttaattaattttttatataaatatagttagtaacataatttttcagtaagaaacatttttatgtaatattgaTTTGCAATCCACATTACCTAACATAGAAgcattatcgataaaatccgCTTAAACCAACTAATATCGCAGAAGTATAGAGCGAAGCCTACTTTCAGGCgcaaagtataaaatttatataaaaaactatgcaagaaaaatcttaatattatttgcaCAAGTATGATTACACTATAGACATATCAACTTTAACAAAAAGATTCCCTAAATTGTATTGTTACCCTCATCAACTTTACTTAATACTTTTACACATATCCGAAAGCTACAAGAGTCTGGAAAATATAGCCCACGTGATAATAAGCAATACACAGGCGATAACAAGTTTCAATGCTTGATGCATCCAGTAAAGccttaaaagttaaaaaaataagtatcgTGTGACTGTTATTGTCAATGATAGAcgataaatgaagaaagaagacaaaaaagaaattacctTCGGAATTTTAAACGAGCTTGAGGGAGCGTTTCAATGGGATCCTTTAAGATATATGTTCTTATTCCTAGAATATAACTTTGATAGTAAGTATCCCAATCCAGGTCTTTCATATCACAAAAGAACAATTCACGATCTTTTGCCGTTAACTTCCTTAACAATGCGTTCCATCTTTTATTAGTAAAGTTCCattcgtttttaataaaatacaaaaatatttgagatattgaatgaattttcatatataattttaataaccttaaaataaaggataaatttattgaaactTGCGTGGTCACTGGAAAAGTAGATGctgcatataaaaaaatgaacgaaaatttgaatgaaagaaaaatgtataaatatcagGGTTCCGGATGAGAAACTAGTCTTTGGAAAAATCAACAAGGTTGAAAGATAATAATGGAATAAATGTGTCAAGGAAAGGAACTCCTAGATCATGGactagaaagaaaggaggtgGATATATGATACGagaagtaattttattattagtattgtaCGTATTATTAGGGAACATGATAGTaactaaaaagaagaaacctcGAATGTATAATAACTTCTTGAAAAAGGGTAGAAGCATTTTTGAcgaattttttgtatttagtTCGTAAAATCTATGAAACTGATGAATTGTCCCTTGGTTATATAAGGAATGCGATTAACATTATACCTAAGCGAAGGAGGGgtggaaaaatatgaaaaaattactGCACAATTTGTTCAGTATTTCATTTGCCTACAATTTTGATTGGAATTATTCAGGGACTAATCGAAAGACAAGTTCGGACTGAATTGGAAGAAGATAAGTTTTGCTTTCGAAGAAATGTCGAAGTATGCGAAGCAATAATCTTAAAAAGTCATAACAGGGCGAAAGAATACCTGTTCGTGGTATTTTTAGATTTGAAAAAGATTGATTACACCGAGGTACTTGGGATTCTAAAAATAACTGGAATCATGTAtggagaaataattttgatctaTAATCTGTATAAGACAAACTGCAATGATAAGAGTCGTAGGATATCCAGAAGGAGACAGGGttgctttctatctctatctaaaaataaatcacaatcaaaatagaagaaatttaaACCCAATGTTTATAAACCCAAATTTATGATATTGTCACAAAGAAGGGTAGAAGATAATTAAATGTGTTGAATGAAACCAAATGGAACAGTTAACAATAGGTtagaaaatctaataaaaaagaaaatatctgaaTTTTGCAAATTTCGTAGTAAAATAATCAGTGATAGAAGAATCAAGGAAACATAAAATATGGACTAGCTCAAGTTAAGACAGTATttatgaagaagagaaaattgttcacatcaaatataaatttatgtatcggtcgatcatttttatgattttgtcAAGAGCGTGAAATTGTATGAAAACATAATATAGACAATAACTActataagaagaaagacaatAGAATTGAACCTATGAAATTTAATGTTAGAGAAGAATGCTGTACGTGAAATAGATAAATCGAATCAGAAATGTCGAGATACTGAATCAACTTGCGATAAGAGCAGTTTggtgatatttttcattaaaaaatgagaTAGGTTGATAAGACTTTTGAGCAACATCCTGAGATATCCAAAACTTGGAAATGTAGTTTTGAGAAAActgtatgaaataaaatagtaaaatgaaacgaatatgTCCGTATGTTAGACAAGTTATTATACTATGTGTAACCTACACTACTCATGATGAGATGAAAGATTAGCATAGAATCCCATCAAACCAGAAAATAAGATAGCAGAAATTTACCTTGGCTGTTTACCTATGCAAAACGCGAACGTATCGATTATAAGAGCTGGTAGTAAATGTTGAAAACACATATAGAGGAGATAGATTGGATAATACTTTATATTCCTATAGCTGCAGTACCAAAGTATTTTGTTCGTCGGTAATAATAGTGTGTACTTTTTCGACAATCTTGTTATTTCCTCGATATTAATTGGATTTTCTTTAGACacgtaattataaataggTATTTCTTCGTTGAATCTGAAAGATTACGAATATAAGTACACAGTAATATaacttattttattcgttatttgaTTCGATCGGAATTATTCCCTGTAAACGTAATTACTTGAAAGTACCTTCGATTATTTGCTATATCCCAAGCACTGACGATTAGCGCATTAGTCGTCAGATCTCCGGGTACTACGCTCATTTTAACCGATTTATCGCAATAATTAGTTCGTATTAATCCCATTGCACCACCTGCTGTAACTCCCACTAGCCCATGCATGTTATTGGTCCATCCGCAAATAGGTTCTCTATGCGTGGGTATCACTAGAAATATTACGCGAATTatcatacattatttattactttattcaACTTTGATCACGTTACTACGAACCTATCGCGGGGCGAAATATTCCAATCGGCATTAAGCCGGCATGcttttttacgatattctCGGCGATCGATTTTGTATAAACGTATGTATTTGGCCATTCTCCAAGCAACCTAAAGTCAGaaatatgaatgaatttttaattgttgcATTGATGAAATAATCTGTCCTTTTAAAGTATTTGTAACAAACTTGAAACCGTTATCATAATCCCATATCGTTTTAAAATCGGTAGCTGAATGAAGCTAACGAAGTCCCAGCAGTAAAGTTTATAACAGTTTGCTAATTATGACCTATCGAGTAAGATGTTGAAATgttgctatatatataaaggatattactattgaattttaattattgattcctgtattctatttcgttttactttatcaaattttattttggcACATATTAAATTGTGACATTATTCCTTAATTTAGTAATATATAGTAACTCAAATTCTATTATTAGTTAcaacataaaattattatgtaaaacaAAGCTGCagaaatgttataaattttatattacaatatattcgttatatttatttccaaaAAATACATGCAATAAATTTAACCAATTCTTTCAATTTCAACATTTTCCATAATTCTTTATCGGATAATTCTCTTTCTGAATAAATTATAGAcgattgattataaatatgatattcaGATGCACTATTTCGTATATTCACATGTATCTAAATAGCAGAACCTTAGGATATTCAGTTATAGACTTTTGCAAATTATATGCGGTATCTAGCTAATTATCTGGCCCCAAACATTTAcctcgaatttatttataaataaatgtgaaaGATGTGTAAACGTGAAAATCAATACTAGGAGATAAACGTACTGTGGTGTAATATCGTCGAGCAATTTTTCGTCAATAGAATCCAACAAATCGATGAATTTGTCGGCATCCATCGGTGGATCATAAAACTTCTCCTCGATCGTTTTGTGAGGACAGTTGGCATATGCCGTTGATACGTAGACGAAACTCTATAATATCGAAGATAACGAACATTTGCTAAAGTCAgataattcaatgaaatatcatcaatattatatatatatatatatatatatatatatatatatatatatataggttgtCTCACCAACCATGTTATGAAACAATATCCTTGTTACATTTAAAGATTCGAAGAAATAGCAGAGGATATTATTTGCTTCAAAGAGGTACATATTAGTATGTCAGTCAATTGCCTCTCAACGTAATTTTGTAAGATTTTAATGTTATTGAAGATCGTTTAAATTGAACTACTTCCTTTGGCCCAACCTGATATATTAGGTCAAGACGAATCCAACTATTTATAACATATCGACTTTGACGTGATTTTAAGAGAAAGTGATAAAAGTTGgataattaatgtaaatattgaaataattatgatgggaacattaataaaaaaaaaatcatttgaaCAAATATATCCGAAATAATATCCGTGCACAATTTCGAAATGGTTATCGATGGCAAAACGGTTTTCGTCAAAATGAcagtattatattttgatctGAGCTATCATGcggcgatgaaaaaaaatagtttagGAATATCCATTTGATATGAATATGCATTTACAATTCTATTGCtttaataaatcattcttgttagaattttttattttttaaaaatttgtttttcttaaggTTATGTTATGCGTATAGTTATAAACTAAAAATCCATTTTTGATTTCTTGATTTCGTATAACACGGTACGTTAAAACGCAACGTTCCTTACTACGAAACACCTTTTCAGGTTACTATCTGTTCGTCCTTAcaactataatatttatgaatttttt
This region includes:
- the LOC127072314 gene encoding fatty acyl-CoA reductase wat-like isoform X1 yields the protein MMEILKKADERGTDAAKSDLKFGTSTEYVPSDTTSSVENVNKLTTVQKFYDGQSIFITGGTGFMGKLLIEKLLRGCPGINCVYVLIRKKKEKNVLQRKEELIDDTLFSVLRKEQPEVQRRIVAIEGDCSLPNLGISIADRATLIGEVSIVFHAAATVRFDEKIKLAGAINVRSLKEMIHLSLKMSKLKSFVYVSTAYANCPHKTIEEKFYDPPMDADKFIDLLDSIDEKLLDDITPQLLGEWPNTYVYTKSIAENIVKKHAGLMPIGIFRPAIVIPTHREPICGWTNNMHGLVGVTAGGAMGLIRTNYCDKSVKMSVVPGDLTTNALIVSAWDIANNRRFNEEIPIYNYVSKENPINIEEITRLSKKYTLLLPTNKILWYCSYRNIKYYPIYLLYMCFQHLLPALIIDTFAFCIGKQPRLLKLYMKIHSISQIFLYFIKNEWNFTNKRWNALLRKLTAKDRELFFCDMKDLDWDTYYQSYILGIRTYILKDPIETLPQARLKFRRLYWMHQALKLVIACVLLIITWAIFSRLL
- the LOC127072314 gene encoding fatty acyl-CoA reductase wat-like isoform X2, producing the protein MMEILKKADERGTDAAKSDLKFGTSTEYVPSDTTSSVENVNKLTTVQKFYDGQSIFITGGTGFMGKLLIEKLLRGCPGINCVYVLIRKKKEKNVLQRKEELIDDTLFSVLRKEQPEVQRRIVAIEGDCSLPNLGISIADRATLIGEVSIVFHAAATVRFDEKIKLAGAINVRSLKEMIHLSLKMSKLKSFVYVSTAYANCPHKTIEEKFYDPPMDADKFIDLLDSIDEKLLDDITPQLLGEWPNTYVYTKSIAENIVKKHAGLMPIGIFRPAIVIPTHREPICGWTNNMHGLVGVTAGGAMGLIRTNYCDKSVKMSVVPGDLTTNALIVSAWDIANNRRFNEEIPIYNYVSKENPINIEEITRLSKKYTLLLPTNKILWYCSYRNIKYYPIYLLYMCFQHLLPALIIDTFAFCIGKQPRLLKLYMKIHSISQIFLYFIKNEWNFTNKRWNALLRKLTAKDRELFFCDMKDLDWDTYYQSYILGIRTYILKDPIETLPQARLKFRRLYWMHQALKLVIACVLLMITWAMFSRLL